The region GCCTTGAGAACCTGCATCACTGGAGCCGCGGGGTCGATCTCGAGTGCTTCACGCCCGATGCGCCGCTTCCTCCCGAGTATGCGACCCTGCCGCGCCCGATCATGCTCTATGTCGGACGCATTGCGGTCGAGAAGAATATCGAGGCATTCCTCTCTTGCGGTTACCCCGGCAGCAAGGTGGTGGTCGGCGATGGTCCGGCGCGCGCCGAACTCGAAGCTCGCTTCCCAGAGGCCCGTTTCCTCGGCAAGCGCATGGGCCGCGACCTCGCCGGATGTTACGCCGGTGCGGATGTCTTCGTTTTCCCGAGCAGGACCGACACTTTCGGCCTCGTCATGATCGAGGCGCTTGCCTGCGGCACGCCCGTCGCTGCATTCCCGGTCGCGGGGCCGGTCGATATCGTCACCGAGCCGACCGGAGCCTTGTCCGAAAACCTCGACCGCGCGATTGCCGCCGCCATCTTCTGCGACAGCGACGACTGCGCCGCCTTTGGCAGCACCTTCAGCTGGGAAGCGGCGACGAGGCAGTTCCTCGCCGGCCTCGTCTCGCTGGAGGAAGAAGCGCTGGCAGCCGCCTGATCAATAGGCGGGTAGCGCCTCGTCCATCGGCTGGCCGTATTCCGCCGCGTCGGCATCGGGATCGCTCATCGGTTCCGCACTGCTCGGGGCAATGGTCGTTTCCGAGTAGCTTTCCTCGTAATCGTAGCTCGGGCCCGAAGCGAAGCTCGGCATGCCGAAGGCCATGTTGCCGATCTCGTCGGTCAGCTGCACGGCGATGGCGACGCTGTTGATCGAATGGCCGAGTTCGCGCGCAGCGATATGCGCGCCGCCGCCATTGCCATAGGCGTCTGCCCAGTCGCGCAGGTCCTCTTCGAGCGAATCCTCGACCTTGTCTTCCGCGACGTATTTTTCCTCGCCGTCCATGAACACCGGGATCGCCGGCACGTCTACTGCCGCCGCGATGCGGCTGTTCTCGCCTTCGCCGGTGACGGTGAAGAGGATGGTCGCATCCTCCCAATCGCCATGCGCAGGGATGGTGAAGAGCACCTGCCCGGGGCCAGGCGTGCTGCGTTCCACGCGCTTGAGCGATAGCAGGCCGCTCATCTGGTTGGCGTCGATCTTGTTGAGTGCGGCTTCGACGTCGGCGGCATTGCCCGCGACATCGACCGTGAAGTCCGTTCCATCGCCGCATCCGGCCAGCGCCAATGCGGGAAGAATCACCATTCCCTTGCGAATCATTTTGCGTCCCCTCCCAAAAGAAGTCTGGGAGGCGGAATAAATATAAAAGCAAAACAAAGTTTTAAGTCGGGCAGGTAGGGCGGGCGAAGGTGGAAGTGCTTGCCCCCTCGGCCCGCTTGGCCTAGATCAGCCTCGCAACGGCCGCTCCGAAAGGGGCGGCCCTTCTATTTTCAGGTCCCGGAACGAGCCGGGCGGAGAAACGAAATGGCAGACCAACCCAAACCGCTCATGCCGCATGCGACCGCCACCTGGCTGGTCGACAACACCGGCCTCAGCTTCGAACAGATCGCCGAATTCTGCGGCCTGCACATCCTCGAAGTGCAGGCGATGGCGGACGATCTTGCCGGCAGCAAATACACCGGCCGCGACCCGCTGCACTCGGGCGAACTGACGCAGGAAGAAATCGACAAGGGCCAGGCGGATTCGTCCTACGTCCTCAAGATGCAGAAGGCCCCGGTCGAAGTGAAGCGGACCAAGGGCCCGCGTTATACGCCGGTTTCCAAGCGCCAGGACAAGCCGGACGGCATCGCCTGGATCCTGCGCAACCACCCGGAAGTGTCGGACGCGCAGATTTCCAAGCTGATCGGCACCACGCGCAACACGATCACCGCGATCCGCGAGCGTAGCCACTGGAACATCCAGAACATCCAGCCCAAGGATCCGGTCACGCTCGGCCTGTGCTCGCAGCGCGAGCTCGATGCCGTCGTCGCCAAGGCGGCCAAGAAGGCCGGGATTACCGACGCGGCTCCCGACGGCGAAGCAGCAACCAGCGACAAGGATCGCCTGATCGAGGAACTGCGCGCCGAACGCGATGCGAGCGAGAAGGCTGCCGCCGAAGCCGCGCAGGAAGCCGAAGCCGCTGCATGGCTCGAAGCCAAGCGCGCTGGCGAAGCTGCCGAGGGCGAGGGCGAATAAGCCTCGAGAGAAGCCGCAAGGTTTCGAAACAAAACGCGAAACAGGCGCTCCGGAGCGATCCGGGGCGCCTTTTCGCTTGCGCGCAGGTGATCGCTCCTGCATCTAACTTACATGGATGTCAGTAAGGTCGCCTATCACCATCCCAAGCCCTGGGACATGCCCATCGCCAAGCTGTCGGTGCCCGACATGTTCGCCCGCAGCGTCGCCGCATCGCCCGATGCACCGCTCGCGGAATTCATGGGCCGCACTTTCAGCTACCGGCAAATCCATGCGCAGGCGCGCCATTTCGCCGCCGCGCTGCAGGCGATGGGGTACAAGAAGGGCGACCGCATCGGCCTCTTCCTGCCCAATGTCCCGGCCTATATCGCCGCTTATTACGGCGCGATGATCGCCGGTGCGACGGTGGTCAATTTCTCGCCGCTCTATTCGGTCGACGAACTCGCCCATCAGGTCGAGGATTCGGGCACGCAGCTGCTCGTCACGCTCGATGTCGCATCGCTGTTGCCGACCGCGCTGGAAGTGCTGGAGAAGTCCTCGCTCGAGCGGCTGGTGGTCACGCGCCTGTCCGAAGCCCTCCCGACGGTAAAGGGGGTTGCGCTGAGGCTGCTGGGCCGCAAGCAACTCGCCCCGATCCCCAAGCGCGACGACGTCCTGCGCTGGGCGGACATCGTGACCCATGGCGAGCCGCTGAAAATCTCCATCGATCCCGAAGCCGATATCGCGCTGCTGCAATATACCGGAGGCACCACCGGGACGCCCAAGGGTGCGATGCTGAGCCATGCAAACCTCACTGCCAATGCGCAGCAGGTCGACGGCCTCGACCCGTTCGAGGACCGCGACGTAATCCTCGGCGTGCTGCCGTTCTTCCACGTTTTCGCCAATACCTGCGTGCTCAACCGCACGGTCCTGAAGCGCGGATGCATTTCGATGCTGCCGCGCTTCGACGCGAAGGATGCGCTCAAGACGATCGACCGCGTGAAGCCGACCAGCTTCCCCGGCGTTCCGACGATGTACCAGGCGCTGCTCGACCACGAGCGGATCGGGAAGACCGATTTCTCCTCGCTCAAGGTCTGCATCTCGGGCGGCGCGGCCCTGTCCGCACCGACGCGCGAGAACTTCGAGGCGGTTTCCGGCGCGCGCGTGGTCGAAGGCTATGGCCTGACCGAAAGCAGCGGCGTCGTGTCTGCCAATCCCTATGTCGGCGCGCGCCAGCCCGGCACCATCGGGCAGGTCCTGCCCGGCACGCTGGTGCGCCTGCTCGACAAGGAAGATCCGACCAGGCCCGCGCCTGATGGCGAGCCGGGCGAGCTGATCGTCAACGGCCCCCAGGTCATGCAGGGCTACTGGAACCGGCCCGAGGCCGACAAGGATGTCTTTGTCGAACTCGACGGGGAGCGCTGGCTGCGCACCGGCGATATCGCGGTGATCGGCGAGGACGGCTTCATCCAGATCGTCGATCGCAGCAAGGACATGATCTCGGTCGGCGGGTTCAAGGTCTTCCCGAGCCAGGTCGAGAACGTGCTGGTCGACCATCCGGCGGTGAAGGAAGCGCTCGTGATCGGTATGCCCGAGGATTACCGCGGCGAGGTGCCGCGCGCCTTCGTGACGCTGAACGAAGGCAGCGAGATCGCCGCGCAGGACATCGCCAAGTGGCTCAACGAACGCATCGGCAAGCACCAGCGGGTCGACAAGGTCGTCATCCGCGAAGAGCTGCCGAAGACGATGATCGGCAAACTCGACCGCAAGGCCCTGCGCGCCGAAGTCATCGACGACTGATCGCTACCGGAAGGCAGGCGCGCAAGAAAATGGGCGCCGTCCTCGCGAACGGCGCCCCTCTCCCACCTGTGAATTTCGTTTAGCCCGCGAGCGAGAGTTTCGGCTCGCCGTCGTCGCCGTCCTTCGGCGCGCCGTCCTTGCGTGTGACCGGCGACTGGGCCGGCGTATCGCTGCCGGGAACGCGGTGCGTGAAACGGCCTTCGACTTCTGCGCCTTGCTCGATGGTGAGCGTGTCGTAATGCACGTCGCCCTCGATCTTGGCCGAACGCAGCACGACGAGGTCGCGTGCGGTGATCGAACCGCGGACCGTGCCCGCCATGCGCGCGCTTTCCGCCTTGACCGCACCCTGGATCACGCTGACTTCGCCCTGCACGAGCGATGCGCATTCGATGTCGCCCTCGATCTTGCCGTCGACATGCAGCTCCGTGGTGGCGCTGACGTTGCCGGTGATGGTGACGTCGGTTCCGATGACCGAGAAAGTGCCGCTGTTGTTCGCCATCGGCTTAGGCACCGGCCTGCTTGGCCGAGCCTGCTGCTCGGACTTCTTTGAGAACATTGGGGGCTTTCTCCAGGAAAGGACGCGGATTGACCGCGCGATTGTTGATGCGCACCTCGAAGTGAAGGTGCGGGCCGGTCGAGCGCCCGGTGCTGCCGATGGCGCCGATGACGTCGCCCGCGTCGACCTGCTGGCCGACCTTGGCGTTGAAACGCGACATGTGGGCGTAGCGGGTCATCAGGCCGTTGCCGTGGCTCACTTCGACCGTCTTGCCGTAGCCCGACTTCCAGCCGACGTAGGTCACGCGGCCCTTGGCTGCCGAGTGGATCGGTGCGCCCATCGGGCCCTTGAAGTCGAGGCCG is a window of Erythrobacter sp. HKB08 DNA encoding:
- a CDS encoding glycosyltransferase family 1 protein, with the protein product MTRFGAGDVSTHSPFPHRIAIVSDAWLPQMNGVVRTLATTCDILREWGHEVTVISPDRFRSMPCPTYPEIRLALAPPGAVARQLAEARPDAVHIATEGPLGLAARRYCVGQGVPFTTAYHTQFPDYVAKRTGISPEVFWRYIRWFHKPAERVMVATESIRSELREHGLENLHHWSRGVDLECFTPDAPLPPEYATLPRPIMLYVGRIAVEKNIEAFLSCGYPGSKVVVGDGPARAELEARFPEARFLGKRMGRDLAGCYAGADVFVFPSRTDTFGLVMIEALACGTPVAAFPVAGPVDIVTEPTGALSENLDRAIAAAIFCDSDDCAAFGSTFSWEAATRQFLAGLVSLEEEALAAA
- a CDS encoding DUF1013 domain-containing protein translates to MADQPKPLMPHATATWLVDNTGLSFEQIAEFCGLHILEVQAMADDLAGSKYTGRDPLHSGELTQEEIDKGQADSSYVLKMQKAPVEVKRTKGPRYTPVSKRQDKPDGIAWILRNHPEVSDAQISKLIGTTRNTITAIRERSHWNIQNIQPKDPVTLGLCSQRELDAVVAKAAKKAGITDAAPDGEAATSDKDRLIEELRAERDASEKAAAEAAQEAEAAAWLEAKRAGEAAEGEGE
- a CDS encoding long-chain fatty acid--CoA ligase; the protein is MDVSKVAYHHPKPWDMPIAKLSVPDMFARSVAASPDAPLAEFMGRTFSYRQIHAQARHFAAALQAMGYKKGDRIGLFLPNVPAYIAAYYGAMIAGATVVNFSPLYSVDELAHQVEDSGTQLLVTLDVASLLPTALEVLEKSSLERLVVTRLSEALPTVKGVALRLLGRKQLAPIPKRDDVLRWADIVTHGEPLKISIDPEADIALLQYTGGTTGTPKGAMLSHANLTANAQQVDGLDPFEDRDVILGVLPFFHVFANTCVLNRTVLKRGCISMLPRFDAKDALKTIDRVKPTSFPGVPTMYQALLDHERIGKTDFSSLKVCISGGAALSAPTRENFEAVSGARVVEGYGLTESSGVVSANPYVGARQPGTIGQVLPGTLVRLLDKEDPTRPAPDGEPGELIVNGPQVMQGYWNRPEADKDVFVELDGERWLRTGDIAVIGEDGFIQIVDRSKDMISVGGFKVFPSQVENVLVDHPAVKEALVIGMPEDYRGEVPRAFVTLNEGSEIAAQDIAKWLNERIGKHQRVDKVVIREELPKTMIGKLDRKALRAEVIDD
- a CDS encoding polymer-forming cytoskeletal protein, producing MANNSGTFSVIGTDVTITGNVSATTELHVDGKIEGDIECASLVQGEVSVIQGAVKAESARMAGTVRGSITARDLVVLRSAKIEGDVHYDTLTIEQGAEVEGRFTHRVPGSDTPAQSPVTRKDGAPKDGDDGEPKLSLAG